TTGGCGGGTGAAAACACAAAGTCTGATTCCCTTTTAGTGGCTAAATTCTCTAGAAAAGGAGTGACGCGATCCCATCAAACCATGGGAGACCTCTGGTTCAATTTTGACTGGATCGAATACAAAAATTATAAAAGAAGCCTCAACCTAAAGACGGCGACAGTTCTTACCCAGTTTACCAGTGAGGGCTTTGAAATCACTCAGGAAGTGATCGCCTCGGAGCCAGATGATGCTTTGATCGTTAGGTTTAAAACCAACCATCCCAAAGGCTTTAACGGTTCGATCGGCATGAGCAGGCCTGAGGACAATGGCTTTGCCACTGCAAAAACAGAGGTGTTAAATGACCATCAGCTAAAAATGTCCGGCATGATCACCCAGAGAGGTGGTCAGGTAGATTCTAAGCCAGTTGAGATTTTGAACGGCGTAAAATTCAGCACCATACTTTATGTACAGAACCAATCCGGAGAAGTCAGCAGCGCTGACTCCGTTTTGAATATTTCCGGAGCCCAGGAATTCATGGTCAAGTTGGTTTCTCAAACGTCATTTTATTCAGAAGATTTTGAAGAAAATGCTGCTAGGCAAATGGAAACCATTCAACTGAAAAGCTGGGGCGAACTCCTGGTGGCTCATGAGCGGGATTTTGCTTCATTTTACGACAGGGTAGATTTACAGCTCGCTGGCGATGCCCCGGACAGCATTCCTACTGGCCGCCGGATAGCGCGTGTGCAGGAAGGAGCTGTAGACCTTCATTTGGAAAAAATGCTTTTCGATTATGGACGCTATCTGTTGATTTCCTCTAGCCGAGCTGGAACCAACCCTGCAAATTTGCAAGGGCTTTGGAACAAGCACATTGCAGCTCCTTGGAATGCAGATTACCATGTAAACATCAACTTGCAGATGAACTATTGGCCTGCAGATGTCACCAACTTGGGAGAGCTGAATCAGCCTTTATTTGAGTTTATCGACGGTTTGATCGAAAATGGAAAAAATGCCGCAAGGGAGAACTTTAGCATGAATGGCTCCATGGTTCCGCACACTACAGACCTTTGGCAAGTAGCCTTCCTGCGAGCAGCCACTGCCTACTGGGGTGGATGGATAGGTGCAGGAGGATGGATTGCGCGGCATTATTGGGACCATTTCCTGTTTTCTCAGGATAAAAATTTTCTGGAAGAGCGTGCATTCCCAGCATTAGAGGCCGTTTCTGCATTTTACTCAGATTGGCTGGTAGAGTACCCTGAAGACGGCACTTTGGTTTCTTCCCCATCCACATCACCTGAAAATCAGTTTATCAACGCAAAAGGTGAAAAGGTCGCCACTACAATGGGAGCTGCTATGGATCAGCAGATTATAGCAGATGTATTTAATAATTATCTGAAAGCCGCTGAGATTCTAGGTAAAAACTCTCCCTTGCAGGAAAAGATAAAATCACAACTGGCCAATCTGAGACCTGGTGTGCAGCTAGCAGAAGACGGAAGAATCCTGGAATGGGATCAGCCTTATGAGGAAAATGAGCCGGGCCACAGACACATGTCGCATCTCTATGCCTTTCACCCTGGAGATGCAATCACCAAAAGTCAAACTCCAGAAGCATTTGCTGCTGTAAGAAAAACCTTGGAATACAGACTTGCACACGGTGGTGCAGGCACAGGGTGGTCACGCGCCTGGCTGATTAACTTCTCTGCCCGACTGCATGATGGAGAAATGGCCCACGAGCATATTCAAAAGTTGATTGCTAAATCATTGTATCCAAACCTATTCGATGCACATCCACCTTTCCAGATTGACGGGAATTTTGGGTACACGGCTGGAGTGGCCGAAATGCTCGTGCAATCTCATGAAGACGGTATGATTCGCCTGCTCCCGGCTTTGCCGAAGGCTTGGAAAAACGGTAGCGTAAAAGGCATGAAAGCGAGAGGAGACTTTACCATAGACATGATCTGGGCTGATGGCAAACTCACGCGATGCAAAATCTTCGCTGAAAAAAGCAGAAAAACTGTGGTCTATTACGATGGATCAGAGATGGAGCTGGACTTAGAGGCAGGTCATAGTTTTGAAATCGAGCTATAGTCAACAATGAAACTTCTTAGCTAAAGGTTAACTATTTCTAAGCTATCACATCCGAAGTTTCTGTAAATTTGAAGGAATGGTCAAGAAATTTATCACCCTCCTGATTTTTATAGTTTTCATATGGTTGATCTGGTCCTATTCCGGGAGGAATACCCCTATTCCTCTGCCCAAAAGTTACATCTCCGTAATTTCTGAAATCAACCCTGCAGATAGCCTAAATCAGAATATCCTGGGTATTCAGCCATTTATGGAAGTCTCTGATTATTTCAATCAGAATGCCTTTCAGGAAAAAGTACGGCAGTACCTGGTGTCTGCGAATTACAAGGGCTTTTTAAAGGAAGAAAACAGTCTGATCGTATATCCTGAAAATATTGGCACATGGTTGATTTTGCTCGGTGAAAAGCATGAAATCATGGGAAATAAGACCTTCGAAACCGCAAAGTCATTCCTAATGTACAGCAACATTTTCGACTTTATGCTGGGCTATTTCAAAACAGGCAAAGACAGGGATAAAAAGGCTTCCGCTATTTTCAGGATGAAGGCCAAAGCCATGCTGCACACTTACCAGAGCACATTCAGCACTTTGGCAAAGGAAACCAAAACGCATATTGTGGCTGGCTCCATCGTGCTCCCGGGTCCCAAAGTAGTCGAAGGCCAAATTTATATCGAACTGAACGCCCCTTTATACAACTGCTCATTTGTTTTTGGGCCGGACGGTAAAATCGTAGGAGATCCGATTTTAAAATCTATTTTGACCGCAGGCGAAAAGGAAATGCTAACAGCAGGTGATCCTGGAGCCATACCAGTCTTTGATTTACCGATCGGTAAAACTGCTGTTCTCATAGGTGACGATAGCTGGAACCTCAGCAGCAGCCAGCAGCTCTCAGATGCTGATGTGATTATTTCTCCTTCTTTCTTTGATCCGGAATATAGCCGCCTGACCGGTATAGACACCAACTCAGAGAATGATTTCGAGTTCATGGATACCACTCTACTGGCCAAAAGCGAGCAGTTAACAAATTTTGCTCAGCAAGAATATTATCCAGAAACGGCTATATTTTTTGAGGTTTACCTCCACGGGGATTTGTGGGATTTTTACTCGGAAGGATTGCCTACCGTGCGATACAAGGGCAAAAAACTGCCCTTGATTCCTGCCGGTCTAGGTGGCGTATGGGCATTAAACCTATAATTACCT
This genomic window from Algoriphagus sp. TR-M9 contains:
- a CDS encoding glycoside hydrolase family 95 protein, which translates into the protein MKKYFLSALLTLIIQPLVFAQTSSILWFDTPAEKWEEGLPVGNGRLGAMVMGIPGQEHLQLNEDSLWPGGYGDWGLAEGNRADLDQIRAYLLAGENTKSDSLLVAKFSRKGVTRSHQTMGDLWFNFDWIEYKNYKRSLNLKTATVLTQFTSEGFEITQEVIASEPDDALIVRFKTNHPKGFNGSIGMSRPEDNGFATAKTEVLNDHQLKMSGMITQRGGQVDSKPVEILNGVKFSTILYVQNQSGEVSSADSVLNISGAQEFMVKLVSQTSFYSEDFEENAARQMETIQLKSWGELLVAHERDFASFYDRVDLQLAGDAPDSIPTGRRIARVQEGAVDLHLEKMLFDYGRYLLISSSRAGTNPANLQGLWNKHIAAPWNADYHVNINLQMNYWPADVTNLGELNQPLFEFIDGLIENGKNAARENFSMNGSMVPHTTDLWQVAFLRAATAYWGGWIGAGGWIARHYWDHFLFSQDKNFLEERAFPALEAVSAFYSDWLVEYPEDGTLVSSPSTSPENQFINAKGEKVATTMGAAMDQQIIADVFNNYLKAAEILGKNSPLQEKIKSQLANLRPGVQLAEDGRILEWDQPYEENEPGHRHMSHLYAFHPGDAITKSQTPEAFAAVRKTLEYRLAHGGAGTGWSRAWLINFSARLHDGEMAHEHIQKLIAKSLYPNLFDAHPPFQIDGNFGYTAGVAEMLVQSHEDGMIRLLPALPKAWKNGSVKGMKARGDFTIDMIWADGKLTRCKIFAEKSRKTVVYYDGSEMELDLEAGHSFEIEL
- a CDS encoding carbon-nitrogen hydrolase family protein; this translates as MVKKFITLLIFIVFIWLIWSYSGRNTPIPLPKSYISVISEINPADSLNQNILGIQPFMEVSDYFNQNAFQEKVRQYLVSANYKGFLKEENSLIVYPENIGTWLILLGEKHEIMGNKTFETAKSFLMYSNIFDFMLGYFKTGKDRDKKASAIFRMKAKAMLHTYQSTFSTLAKETKTHIVAGSIVLPGPKVVEGQIYIELNAPLYNCSFVFGPDGKIVGDPILKSILTAGEKEMLTAGDPGAIPVFDLPIGKTAVLIGDDSWNLSSSQQLSDADVIISPSFFDPEYSRLTGIDTNSENDFEFMDTTLLAKSEQLTNFAQQEYYPETAIFFEVYLHGDLWDFYSEGLPTVRYKGKKLPLIPAGLGGVWALNL